A genome region from Arthrobacter sp. SLBN-100 includes the following:
- the gcl gene encoding glyoxylate carboligase translates to MSKMRTVDAAVAILEKEGAIEAFGLPGAAINPFYSAMRAHGGIRHTLARHVEGASHMADGFSRAKDGNIGICIGTSGPAGTDMITGLYAAWADSIPMLCITGQAPVAKLHKEDFQAVDIESIAKPVTKMAMTILEPGQVPGAFQKAFQLMRSGRPGPVLLDLPIDVQLAEIEFDIDTYEPLPIEKPRASRKQLEKALDMLTAAKHPLIVAGGGIINAGASAQLVQLAETLNIPVIPTLMGWGTIPDDHRLMAGMVGLQTSHRYGNENYLQSDFVIGIGNRWANRHTGGLETYTTGRKFVHIDIEPTQIGRVFSPDLGIASDAGAALAGLVELARERKAAGSLPDYSAWVAECQDRKASLHRKTHFENIPIKPQRVYEEMNKSFGRDTIYVSTIGLSQIAGAQMLHVFGPRKWINAGQAGPLGWTAPAALGVVRGKPDETVVALSGDYDFQFMIEELAVGAQFNLPYIHVVVNNSYLGLIRQSQRGFKMEQNVSLAFDNVNSADLSENARGYGVDHLKVAEGLGCKAVRVEDPNDLAAAFDKAKALMGEFQVPVVVEVILEKVTNISMGVEINAVNEFEELAETATDAPTAILALQGWNLQA, encoded by the coding sequence ATGAGCAAGATGCGTACCGTAGATGCAGCGGTGGCCATCCTGGAAAAGGAAGGCGCCATCGAGGCGTTCGGCCTGCCAGGCGCCGCGATCAACCCCTTCTATTCCGCAATGCGCGCCCACGGCGGCATCCGCCACACCCTGGCCCGCCACGTTGAAGGTGCCAGCCACATGGCGGACGGCTTCAGCCGCGCCAAGGACGGCAACATCGGCATCTGCATCGGCACCTCCGGCCCCGCCGGCACGGACATGATCACGGGCCTGTACGCCGCCTGGGCCGACTCCATCCCCATGCTCTGCATCACAGGCCAGGCCCCCGTGGCCAAGCTGCACAAGGAAGACTTCCAGGCCGTGGACATCGAGTCCATCGCCAAGCCCGTCACCAAGATGGCCATGACCATCCTGGAGCCCGGCCAGGTTCCGGGTGCCTTCCAGAAGGCCTTCCAGCTGATGCGTTCCGGCCGGCCCGGCCCGGTCCTGCTGGACCTGCCCATCGACGTGCAGCTGGCCGAGATCGAATTCGACATTGACACCTACGAGCCATTGCCCATCGAAAAGCCCAGGGCCAGCCGGAAGCAGCTGGAAAAGGCCCTGGACATGCTCACCGCGGCCAAGCACCCCCTGATCGTGGCCGGCGGCGGCATCATCAACGCCGGCGCTTCCGCCCAGCTGGTGCAACTTGCCGAGACCTTGAACATCCCGGTCATCCCCACCCTGATGGGCTGGGGCACCATCCCGGACGACCACCGGCTCATGGCCGGCATGGTGGGCCTGCAGACCTCCCACCGCTACGGCAACGAGAACTACCTGCAGAGCGACTTCGTGATCGGCATCGGCAACCGCTGGGCCAACCGCCACACCGGCGGCCTGGAGACCTACACCACCGGCCGCAAGTTCGTGCACATTGACATTGAGCCCACGCAGATCGGCCGCGTGTTCTCGCCGGACCTGGGCATCGCGTCCGACGCCGGCGCGGCGCTGGCCGGGCTGGTTGAGCTCGCCAGGGAGCGCAAGGCAGCAGGGTCCCTGCCGGACTACAGCGCCTGGGTTGCCGAGTGCCAGGACCGCAAGGCCTCCCTGCACCGCAAGACCCACTTCGAGAACATCCCCATCAAGCCACAGCGCGTGTACGAGGAAATGAACAAGTCCTTCGGGCGCGACACCATCTACGTGTCCACCATCGGCCTGTCCCAGATCGCCGGCGCGCAGATGCTGCACGTCTTCGGCCCGCGCAAGTGGATCAACGCCGGCCAGGCAGGTCCGCTGGGCTGGACCGCCCCAGCTGCGCTTGGCGTGGTTCGCGGCAAGCCGGACGAGACCGTGGTGGCCCTGTCCGGCGACTACGACTTCCAGTTCATGATCGAGGAACTGGCCGTTGGCGCGCAGTTCAACCTCCCGTACATCCACGTGGTGGTCAACAACTCCTACCTGGGCCTGATCCGGCAGTCCCAGCGCGGGTTCAAGATGGAGCAGAACGTGTCCCTGGCGTTCGACAACGTCAACAGCGCGGACTTGTCCGAAAACGCACGCGGCTACGGCGTGGACCACCTGAAGGTGGCCGAGGGCCTGGGCTGCAAAGCTGTCCGTGTGGAGGACCCGAACGACCTCGCCGCCGCGTTCGACAAGGCCAAGGCCCTGATGGGCGAGTTCCAGGTTCCCGTGGTGGTGGAAGTGATCCTGGAGAAGGTCACCAACATCTCCATGGGTGTGGAAATCAACGCCGTGAATGAGTTCGAGGAGCTGGCCGAGACCGCAACCGACGCCCCCACTGCCATCCTGGCCCTGCAGGGCTGGAACCTGCAGGCCTAG
- a CDS encoding glycerate kinase, whose amino-acid sequence MRIVIAPDKFKGSLSAPDVCTHLEKGLQRGAGGNLEVLRIPVADGGEGTLDAAVGSGFTRRSALVAGPTGERVTADFAVRGNEAVIEMAAASGLALLPAGALVGGLPGPTVARTATSLGTGQLIRAALDAGSNRIILGVGGSANTDGGAGLLQGLGARFLDARGNELPVGGAALAHLDRIDFTGFEPRLKDTRFVLASDVDNPLVGAQGAAAIFAPQKGAAQQDVDVLDAALARFVEVLAREIGPVGPNNRAIKAAEAPGAGAAGGVGYAAIAVLAATRRPGIDVVLEFTKLRQRLAGADLVITGEGSLDEQSLLGKTPMGVARAAAAQGVPVIAVCGRTTLEAGQASAAGFEDVYALTELESNVNRCIAEAAQLLEQLGTQISGRLAANTLARTATKEDLHV is encoded by the coding sequence ATGCGCATTGTCATTGCCCCGGACAAGTTCAAGGGATCCCTGTCAGCCCCGGACGTCTGCACGCACCTCGAAAAGGGACTGCAGCGAGGAGCTGGCGGGAACCTTGAGGTCCTCCGCATCCCGGTAGCCGACGGTGGTGAGGGCACCCTGGACGCCGCCGTCGGCTCGGGCTTCACGCGCCGCAGCGCCCTGGTGGCGGGACCGACAGGCGAACGTGTCACGGCCGATTTCGCTGTCCGGGGCAATGAGGCAGTCATCGAAATGGCGGCAGCCTCGGGCCTGGCCCTGCTCCCCGCCGGAGCATTGGTTGGGGGACTGCCAGGCCCGACGGTGGCGCGCACCGCCACCAGCCTGGGCACCGGCCAGCTCATCCGCGCCGCCCTCGACGCCGGCAGCAACCGCATCATCCTGGGCGTGGGCGGCAGTGCCAATACCGACGGCGGTGCGGGGCTCCTGCAGGGGCTTGGGGCAAGGTTCCTCGATGCGAGGGGCAACGAACTTCCGGTCGGCGGTGCCGCGTTGGCCCACCTGGACCGGATCGACTTCACCGGGTTCGAACCCCGGCTGAAGGACACACGCTTTGTGCTGGCGTCCGACGTCGACAATCCCCTGGTGGGCGCCCAGGGCGCCGCGGCGATTTTCGCCCCGCAGAAGGGCGCAGCACAACAGGACGTCGACGTGCTCGACGCCGCCCTGGCCAGGTTTGTCGAAGTCCTGGCCAGGGAAATCGGACCTGTTGGCCCGAACAACAGGGCCATCAAAGCGGCGGAAGCCCCGGGCGCCGGAGCGGCGGGAGGCGTTGGCTACGCAGCGATCGCCGTCCTCGCCGCGACCCGCCGGCCGGGGATCGACGTCGTCCTGGAATTCACCAAATTGAGGCAGAGACTGGCGGGCGCTGACCTGGTGATCACCGGCGAAGGCAGCCTGGACGAGCAGAGCCTGCTGGGCAAAACGCCCATGGGTGTAGCCCGGGCTGCCGCCGCCCAGGGTGTCCCGGTGATCGCGGTGTGCGGCCGGACCACCCTTGAGGCTGGCCAGGCCAGCGCCGCCGGATTCGAGGACGTTTACGCTTTGACCGAGCTGGAAAGCAATGTAAACAGGTGCATAGCAGAGGCTGCACAGCTTCTCGAACAGCTGGGCACGCAGATCAGCGGAAGGCTGGCGGCGAACACGCTGGCCCGCACCGCCACCAAGGAGGACCTCCATGTCTGA
- the allB gene encoding allantoinase AllB, with translation MSEERYDLVIRGQRILTTAGLAPREVGVRGGKIVALEPLGNSLAGAEVIELASDETLIPGLVDTHVHVNEPGRTEWEGFASATRAAAAGGVTTIIDMPLNSVPPTTTVENLKLKREVAEDQAFIDVGFWGGAIPGNKADLRPLHDEGVFGFKCFLLHSGVDDFPHLDADEMEEDMAELKSFDSLMIVHAEDSHAIDRAPHPGGDHYSTFLASRPRGAENKAIAEVIERARWTGARAHILHLSSSDALPMIASAKRDGVKLTVETCPHYLTLMAEEIPDGATAYKCCPPIREASNRELLWQGLLDGTIDCIVSDHSPSTLDLKDLENGDFAVAWGGVSSLQLGLSLIWSEARHRGIPLEQVVSWMGEKPAALARLSNKGRLALGYDADFAIFAPDEAFVVDVSKLKHKNPITPYDGKALSGVVRKTFLRGAMVDGQTPTGKLIRRGGV, from the coding sequence ATGTCTGAAGAACGTTACGACCTGGTCATCCGCGGCCAGCGCATCCTCACCACCGCCGGCCTGGCACCCCGTGAAGTGGGTGTCCGTGGCGGAAAAATCGTAGCGCTTGAGCCGCTGGGCAACAGCCTGGCCGGCGCCGAGGTCATCGAACTGGCCAGCGACGAAACCCTGATCCCCGGCCTGGTGGACACCCACGTCCACGTCAACGAGCCCGGCCGCACCGAGTGGGAGGGCTTCGCCTCCGCCACCCGGGCCGCAGCCGCGGGCGGCGTCACCACCATCATCGACATGCCGCTGAACTCCGTTCCGCCCACCACCACGGTGGAAAACCTGAAGCTCAAGCGCGAGGTGGCCGAGGACCAGGCGTTCATCGATGTCGGGTTCTGGGGCGGCGCCATCCCCGGCAACAAGGCTGACCTGCGCCCCCTGCACGACGAGGGCGTCTTCGGCTTCAAGTGCTTCCTGCTCCACTCGGGCGTGGACGATTTCCCGCACCTGGACGCGGACGAGATGGAGGAGGACATGGCCGAGCTGAAGTCCTTCGATTCGCTGATGATTGTCCACGCCGAGGACTCGCACGCGATCGACCGCGCCCCCCACCCCGGCGGCGACCACTACTCCACGTTCCTGGCCTCACGCCCCCGCGGCGCCGAGAACAAGGCCATCGCCGAGGTCATCGAACGGGCCCGCTGGACAGGTGCGCGGGCGCACATCCTGCACCTGTCGTCGTCGGACGCGCTGCCCATGATCGCCTCCGCCAAGCGCGACGGCGTGAAGCTCACCGTGGAAACGTGCCCGCACTACCTCACCCTGATGGCCGAGGAAATCCCGGACGGCGCCACCGCCTACAAGTGTTGCCCGCCCATCCGCGAGGCGTCCAACCGCGAGCTGCTCTGGCAGGGACTGCTGGACGGCACCATCGACTGCATCGTCTCGGACCACTCCCCCTCCACGCTGGACCTGAAGGACCTGGAGAACGGTGACTTCGCCGTGGCCTGGGGCGGCGTCTCGTCGCTGCAGCTGGGCCTGTCCTTGATCTGGAGCGAGGCACGGCACCGCGGCATCCCGCTGGAGCAGGTTGTCTCGTGGATGGGCGAGAAGCCGGCAGCGCTTGCACGGCTCTCGAACAAGGGCCGGCTGGCGCTGGGCTACGACGCCGACTTCGCCATCTTCGCCCCGGACGAGGCCTTCGTGGTGGACGTCTCCAAGCTCAAGCACAAGAACCCCATCACCCCGTACGACGGCAAGGCCCTCTCCGGCGTGGTCCGGAAGACGTTCCTGCGCGGCGCCATGGTGGACGGCCAGACCCCCACGGGCAAGCTGATCCGCCGCGGCGGAGTCTAG
- a CDS encoding winged helix-turn-helix domain-containing protein, whose product MAVEAHCPGAGTRPGFGAQKAAARGLAVWVVPEKSTSPELLARAAKLVLARALKTAPEAEVHWPAAGAPTSGASAAAEGAADHSSGTPSAAENPGALEQAPHGAPGHVPDSAPDDALCEDDGGTRLPPSAGPVSRVAVDLAADQVLLDGTPVALTGVEFKVLRYLVTHLSRPVGREELQEFLDSFETPGASARSIDVYVGRIRRKLGTARHAVVTVRGGGYRFVPGACATVRGPAEYCI is encoded by the coding sequence GTGGCAGTGGAAGCGCACTGTCCGGGGGCGGGGACGCGACCAGGATTTGGTGCACAGAAGGCTGCTGCCCGCGGCCTTGCCGTATGGGTGGTTCCCGAGAAAAGCACCAGCCCCGAACTGCTGGCCCGCGCCGCCAAACTCGTCCTTGCCCGGGCCCTGAAAACTGCTCCGGAGGCGGAAGTCCACTGGCCTGCCGCCGGAGCCCCCACGTCCGGGGCCTCCGCCGCGGCGGAAGGAGCCGCAGACCACTCCTCTGGCACTCCTTCCGCGGCGGAGAACCCCGGCGCACTTGAGCAGGCACCTCACGGTGCACCTGGCCACGTACCTGACAGCGCACCTGATGATGCACTTTGCGAGGACGACGGCGGCACGCGGCTGCCGCCGTCGGCTGGCCCTGTGAGCCGGGTCGCCGTGGACCTGGCGGCCGACCAGGTCCTGTTGGACGGCACGCCTGTGGCGCTGACCGGCGTCGAGTTCAAGGTGCTCCGGTACCTGGTGACCCACCTGTCCCGCCCGGTGGGCAGGGAGGAACTCCAGGAGTTCCTGGATTCGTTTGAAACCCCCGGCGCTTCGGCCCGGTCCATCGATGTTTACGTGGGCCGGATCCGCCGCAAACTCGGCACGGCGCGCCATGCCGTGGTTACCGTCCGCGGCGGCGGATACCGGTTTGTGCCCGGCGCCTGCGCAACTGTCCGGGGTCCGGCGGAATACTGCATATGA
- the bcp gene encoding thioredoxin-dependent thiol peroxidase, with amino-acid sequence MSQTLTTKLQPGTQAPDFTLQDAQGRETALADYRGKNVIVYFYPKAATPGCTTEACDFRDSLASLQGKGYEVIGISPDAPEALAGFTGDFSLTFPLLSDEDHTVALAYGAWGEKLVDGEIVEGIVRSTVVVDPAGYVTLVQYQVKADGHVAALKEALGI; translated from the coding sequence ATGAGCCAGACCCTGACCACCAAGCTTCAGCCCGGAACCCAGGCCCCTGATTTCACCCTTCAGGACGCCCAGGGCCGGGAGACTGCCTTGGCCGACTACCGTGGCAAGAACGTCATCGTGTACTTCTACCCCAAGGCCGCTACCCCCGGCTGCACCACCGAGGCCTGCGACTTCCGCGACAGCCTCGCCTCCCTGCAGGGCAAAGGCTACGAGGTCATCGGCATCTCCCCCGACGCCCCCGAGGCGCTGGCAGGCTTCACCGGCGACTTCTCCCTCACCTTCCCGCTGCTCTCCGATGAGGACCACACCGTCGCACTGGCCTACGGCGCCTGGGGCGAGAAGCTGGTGGACGGCGAGATCGTTGAAGGCATCGTCCGCTCCACCGTGGTGGTGGACCCCGCAGGCTACGTCACGCTCGTCCAGTACCAGGTGAAGGCCGATGGCCACGTGGCGGCGCTGAAAGAAGCCCTGGGAATCTAG
- a CDS encoding MFS transporter yields the protein MTEQEPGRGRAAAAPDGGTGLSEDVTLTSTPAEEAEPTRLADPDAVDTSLRTPAERSRTFAGILVNTALANITTSYLWFALTFWVYLETRNVIATGVVGGAYMLLIALSSISFGTFVDRYRKLAVMRFAAGFTLVMFVLSGVMFLLTPASSLLDLTRPWFWVFTVVILIGAVVENLRNIALSTTVTILIEPDRRANANGLVGMVQGLMFLITSVLSGLSVGLLGMGWTIVAALVLTALAFAHLLTLRMPEETRVADSDAHGGFDLRGSYAAVLAISGLFALILFSTFNNFIGGVYMALMDPYGLEMFPVELWGIFLAVGSSGFLIGGALIGKFGLGANPLRTLLIAVVAMGVLGAVFTLREWAWLYVVGIWLYLTLVPVVEAAEQTVIQQVVPLARQGRVFGFAMAFESAAAPITSFLIAPIAQFWIIPYARSADGAAQLAPLLGEGTSRGIALVFLIAGLIMVAAALLAFLTPVYRRVSAEYQQAATEAKADRAAAG from the coding sequence CCGGGGCAGGGCCGCTGCGGCTCCCGACGGCGGGACGGGGTTGAGCGAGGACGTCACCCTCACTTCCACACCGGCTGAGGAGGCCGAACCAACGCGCCTTGCCGATCCTGACGCCGTAGACACCTCGCTGCGCACCCCGGCGGAACGGTCCCGGACCTTCGCCGGGATCCTGGTGAACACTGCCCTGGCCAACATCACCACCAGCTACCTGTGGTTTGCCCTGACGTTCTGGGTGTACCTGGAGACCCGCAACGTGATCGCCACGGGAGTGGTGGGCGGCGCTTACATGCTGCTGATCGCCCTGTCCAGCATCAGCTTCGGCACCTTCGTGGACCGCTACCGCAAGCTGGCCGTGATGCGCTTTGCTGCCGGTTTCACCCTGGTGATGTTTGTGCTGTCCGGAGTGATGTTCCTCCTGACGCCCGCGTCGTCGCTGCTGGACCTGACCCGGCCGTGGTTCTGGGTCTTCACCGTGGTCATCCTGATCGGCGCGGTGGTGGAGAACCTGCGGAATATCGCGCTGTCCACTACCGTCACCATCCTCATCGAGCCGGACCGGCGGGCCAACGCTAACGGGCTGGTGGGGATGGTGCAGGGGTTGATGTTCCTCATCACTTCCGTGCTCTCTGGGCTGTCGGTGGGGCTGCTGGGCATGGGTTGGACCATTGTGGCCGCACTCGTACTCACGGCGCTCGCCTTCGCGCACCTGCTCACCCTTCGCATGCCTGAGGAAACGCGTGTGGCGGACAGTGATGCGCACGGCGGATTCGACCTTCGCGGCTCCTACGCCGCTGTGCTGGCCATTTCCGGGCTGTTCGCCCTGATCCTGTTCTCCACGTTCAACAACTTCATTGGCGGTGTCTACATGGCGCTGATGGACCCCTACGGCCTGGAGATGTTCCCAGTGGAATTGTGGGGCATTTTCCTGGCTGTCGGCTCCAGCGGGTTCCTGATCGGCGGGGCGCTGATTGGCAAGTTCGGACTCGGGGCCAACCCGCTGCGCACCCTGCTCATTGCGGTGGTGGCCATGGGGGTCCTCGGCGCGGTGTTCACGCTGCGGGAGTGGGCATGGCTGTACGTTGTCGGGATCTGGCTGTACCTGACGCTGGTGCCCGTTGTGGAGGCCGCCGAACAGACGGTCATCCAGCAGGTGGTGCCGCTGGCACGGCAGGGCCGGGTGTTCGGCTTCGCCATGGCCTTTGAGTCTGCAGCGGCGCCCATCACGTCCTTCCTGATTGCGCCGATCGCCCAGTTCTGGATCATTCCCTACGCACGTTCGGCCGACGGCGCGGCCCAGTTGGCTCCGCTGCTGGGCGAGGGCACCTCCCGCGGCATTGCCCTGGTGTTCCTGATTGCAGGGCTCATCATGGTGGCCGCCGCGCTGCTGGCTTTCCTGACGCCGGTGTACCGCCGGGTGTCGGCCGAATATCAGCAGGCGGCCACAGAGGCGAAGGCGGACAGAGCAGCAGCAGGATGA